In one Pseudarthrobacter sp. NBSH8 genomic region, the following are encoded:
- the pth gene encoding aminoacyl-tRNA hydrolase: MTDTWLIVGLGNPGAEYKDNRHNVGQMVLDELAGRMGGKFKTHKARAQVLEGRLGIGGPRVVLSKPMSYMNVSGGPVAGLANFYGIDPDHVVAVHDEIDIPFNTIKLKCGGGEGGHNGLRDMSKALATKDYLRVRVGVGRPPGRMETADYVLRDFGTAECKDLPFLLDEAADAVELLVREGLTSAQQKFHPARSDGQQ, encoded by the coding sequence ATGACTGACACCTGGCTGATCGTTGGCCTCGGTAACCCCGGGGCCGAATACAAGGACAACCGGCACAACGTCGGCCAGATGGTCCTGGACGAACTCGCGGGCCGGATGGGCGGCAAGTTCAAAACACACAAGGCACGCGCCCAAGTGCTCGAAGGGCGGCTGGGGATCGGCGGCCCACGGGTGGTGCTGTCCAAGCCGATGAGCTATATGAACGTTTCCGGCGGCCCGGTGGCGGGCCTGGCGAACTTTTACGGCATTGATCCTGACCATGTTGTTGCGGTGCACGATGAGATTGATATCCCGTTTAACACCATAAAGCTGAAATGCGGTGGCGGCGAGGGCGGGCACAACGGACTCCGGGACATGTCCAAGGCACTGGCCACCAAGGATTACTTACGGGTACGGGTGGGTGTGGGCCGCCCGCCAGGGCGGATGGAAACTGCAGACTATGTCCTGCGCGATTTTGGCACTGCAGAATGCAAGGACCTTCCGTTCCTGCTCGATGAGGCGGCCGATGCCGTGGAATTGCTGGTCAGGGAAGGACTGACCTCGGCCCAGCAGAAGTTCCATCCGGC
- the rsmA gene encoding 16S rRNA (adenine(1518)-N(6)/adenine(1519)-N(6))-dimethyltransferase RsmA, translating into MTEPTAAAPAPLFGASDIRRLAEEIGIRPTKTLGQNFVIDGNTIRRIVSVANIGPTETVLEVGPGLGSLTLGLLDAAQTVVAVEIDPVLAAKLPETIKAWRPEAADSFHLVQADAMKVTSLPVEPTAIVANLPYNVAVPVVLHLLQHFPSLQHGLVMVQDEVADRLAAGPGSKTYGVPSVKAAWYSSMRKAGVIGMNVFWPAPKIQSGLVAFTRREPPETTATREQVFAVIDAAFAQRRKTLRAALAGWAGGAPEAERCLIAAGVAPSARGEVLDIHAFARIAEAREAGS; encoded by the coding sequence GTGACTGAACCGACTGCCGCCGCGCCCGCACCCCTCTTCGGTGCCTCCGACATACGCCGGCTGGCGGAAGAAATCGGTATCCGGCCCACCAAGACCTTGGGTCAGAATTTTGTCATCGATGGCAATACCATCCGCCGGATCGTCTCGGTTGCGAACATTGGGCCAACCGAGACCGTGCTGGAAGTCGGGCCCGGGCTTGGGTCGCTCACCCTGGGCCTTCTGGACGCCGCACAGACGGTGGTCGCCGTTGAAATCGACCCTGTCTTGGCAGCGAAGCTGCCCGAAACCATCAAGGCCTGGCGCCCTGAAGCGGCGGACTCTTTCCATCTGGTCCAGGCCGACGCCATGAAGGTGACGTCCCTCCCTGTTGAGCCCACCGCCATTGTGGCAAACCTGCCCTACAACGTCGCCGTGCCGGTGGTCCTGCACCTGCTCCAGCACTTCCCCAGCCTGCAGCACGGTCTGGTCATGGTCCAGGACGAGGTTGCCGACCGCCTGGCTGCGGGGCCAGGATCAAAGACCTACGGGGTGCCCTCGGTCAAGGCAGCCTGGTACAGCAGCATGCGTAAGGCCGGCGTGATCGGCATGAACGTCTTCTGGCCGGCGCCGAAGATCCAGTCCGGACTCGTGGCCTTCACCCGGCGCGAACCACCTGAAACTACCGCCACCCGTGAGCAGGTGTTCGCGGTGATCGACGCCGCCTTCGCCCAGCGCCGGAAAACGCTGCGCGCCGCCCTGGCCGGCTGGGCCGGCGGCGCACCCGAAGCCGAACGTTGCCTCATCGCCGCTGGAGTGGCTCCTTCTGCCCGGGGCGAAGTCCTGGACATCCACGCCTTCGCCCGGATTGCCGAAGCCCGCGAGGCCGGGTCGTGA
- a CDS encoding TetR/AcrR family transcriptional regulator has protein sequence MSNNPPRIRMTGAQRRSQLVDVGRGLFAARGLDGTTIEEIAACAGVSKPVIYEHFGSKEGLYTQVVDFEFHILLDSITAALTEEGKPRVLVERAALALLTYIEDRAEGFRILMRDAPPSQPEGAFSTLLSQVTARVEHILSDEFHRRGFSARDGAMYAQMLVGMVAMTGQWWQDSRQPDKHTVSAHLVNLAWNGLTGLQKDPELRTES, from the coding sequence GTGAGCAATAACCCACCCCGGATACGGATGACAGGCGCGCAGCGGCGCAGCCAACTGGTCGACGTCGGCCGTGGCCTTTTTGCCGCGCGAGGGCTCGACGGGACCACCATTGAGGAAATTGCGGCCTGCGCCGGTGTTTCCAAGCCCGTAATCTACGAACATTTCGGCTCCAAGGAGGGACTGTACACGCAGGTGGTGGACTTTGAGTTCCACATCCTGCTGGACTCGATCACCGCTGCCCTGACGGAGGAAGGCAAACCGCGGGTGCTGGTGGAACGCGCCGCCCTGGCCCTCCTCACCTACATCGAGGACCGTGCGGAGGGCTTCCGGATCCTGATGCGGGACGCACCGCCGTCGCAGCCCGAAGGCGCCTTCTCCACCTTGCTGTCCCAGGTCACCGCCCGCGTGGAACACATCCTGTCCGACGAATTCCACCGCCGCGGCTTCAGCGCCCGGGACGGCGCCATGTATGCCCAGATGCTCGTGGGCATGGTGGCCATGACCGGCCAATGGTGGCAGGACAGCCGCCAGCCCGACAAACACACCGTTTCCGCACACCTGGTCAACCTCGCCTGGAACGGCCTCACCGGCCTCCAGAAAGACCCCGAACTCCGCACCGAAAGCTGA
- a CDS encoding 4-(cytidine 5'-diphospho)-2-C-methyl-D-erythritol kinase, giving the protein MNAPLGKFPARTVRVKAPGKVNVSLDVGPLRADGYHSVASVYLAVSLYEEVAATSTETPGITVSISPDSTLDLDGVDIPLDEKNLAHKAAAIMADVSEHSTGVHLEITKRVPVAGGMGGGSADAAATLLACDALWNSGLSRDELAHLAAELGADVPFSLLGGTAVGLGVGDDLSPALAKAQTDWVLVAADYGLPTPEVFRTLDRLREAEGLDVAEPTAVDPKILQALRSGDADALSRVLVNDLQRASIELAPALRDTLGMGESHGAIAGIVSGSGPTVALLTHNPTAAESLAEDLRHYGLTALAVHGPVPGARIISDTLL; this is encoded by the coding sequence GTGAACGCACCCTTGGGGAAATTTCCCGCGCGGACCGTCCGGGTGAAGGCGCCCGGCAAGGTCAACGTTTCCCTGGACGTGGGACCGTTGCGCGCGGACGGTTACCACTCCGTTGCCAGCGTCTACCTGGCCGTTTCCCTCTATGAGGAAGTGGCAGCCACCAGCACGGAGACGCCGGGGATCACCGTCAGCATCAGTCCTGACAGCACCCTGGACCTGGACGGCGTGGATATTCCGCTGGATGAGAAGAACCTGGCCCATAAGGCCGCAGCGATCATGGCCGATGTCTCCGAGCATTCCACCGGGGTGCACCTCGAAATCACCAAGCGGGTCCCCGTGGCCGGGGGCATGGGTGGCGGCTCGGCCGATGCCGCGGCCACCCTGCTGGCCTGCGATGCGCTGTGGAACAGCGGGCTGTCGCGGGACGAGTTGGCACACCTGGCTGCTGAACTGGGTGCTGACGTCCCGTTCTCCCTCCTCGGCGGAACCGCCGTCGGGCTCGGCGTTGGCGACGACCTTTCGCCGGCCCTAGCCAAAGCCCAGACTGACTGGGTCCTCGTGGCGGCGGACTATGGACTGCCCACTCCCGAAGTCTTCCGCACCCTGGACCGGCTCCGCGAGGCCGAAGGGCTTGACGTTGCCGAGCCCACGGCCGTGGATCCCAAGATCCTGCAGGCGCTGCGGAGCGGGGACGCGGACGCCCTGAGCCGGGTCCTGGTGAACGATCTCCAGCGGGCCTCCATTGAACTTGCCCCCGCGCTGCGCGATACGCTGGGAATGGGCGAGTCCCATGGCGCCATCGCGGGGATTGTCTCCGGTTCGGGACCCACAGTGGCACTGTTGACGCACAATCCAACGGCTGCCGAAAGCCTGGCCGAGGATCTGCGGCACTACGGGCTGACAGCACTGGCTGTCCACGGGCCAGTGCCCGGCGCCCGCATCATCTCCGATACCCTCCTTTAA
- a CDS encoding 50S ribosomal protein L25/general stress protein Ctc, producing MSEQKLAAEVRTEFGKGFARRARMANLIPAVIYGHGAEPIHITLPAKATTLAVRKANALLTLDVNGEEHLALVKDVQRDPIKQIIEHIDLLTVIKGEKVTVDIPVHIVGELAPGSVFNQELTVISLEAEATHLPTAIEVDIEGRSAGQHIHASDLVLPKGSVLLADADALVVHISEATEVTEEEAQADSAAAVSAE from the coding sequence ATGTCTGAGCAGAAGCTCGCAGCAGAAGTACGCACCGAATTCGGCAAGGGCTTTGCCCGCCGCGCGCGCATGGCCAACCTGATCCCCGCCGTCATCTACGGTCACGGCGCCGAGCCGATCCACATCACGCTTCCGGCGAAGGCCACCACGCTGGCAGTCCGCAAAGCCAACGCCCTGCTGACCCTGGACGTCAACGGCGAAGAGCACCTGGCCCTGGTCAAGGACGTCCAGCGCGACCCCATCAAGCAGATCATCGAGCACATCGACCTGCTGACCGTCATCAAGGGCGAGAAGGTCACCGTGGACATCCCGGTTCACATTGTTGGCGAACTGGCTCCGGGCAGCGTCTTCAACCAGGAACTCACCGTCATCTCCCTTGAGGCCGAGGCAACCCACCTGCCCACCGCCATCGAAGTCGACATCGAGGGCCGCTCCGCCGGACAGCACATCCACGCTTCCGACCTTGTCCTGCCGAAGGGTTCGGTCCTGCTGGCCGACGCCGACGCACTGGTGGTCCACATCTCCGAGGCCACTGAGGTCACTGAGGAAGAGGCACAGGCTGACTCCGCAGCCGCAGTCTCAGCCGAGTAA
- the glmU gene encoding bifunctional UDP-N-acetylglucosamine diphosphorylase/glucosamine-1-phosphate N-acetyltransferase GlmU, translating into MIPETTGPAAVIVLAAGAGTRMKSRTPKILHEIGGRSMVGHALLAARSINPGRLALVVRHERDLVARHLNELDPEALIVDQDDVPGTGRAVEVAVQALDAQEKLAGTVVVTYGDVPLLTGSLLADLVATHEREANAVTVLTALLSDATGYGRILRGEDSSVTGIREHKDATEAERLIREVNSGIYAFDADVLRDALVHITTDNSQGEKYLTDVLGIARQSGGRVAAVVTEDRWQVEGANDRVQLSALGAELNRRTVEAWMRAGVTVVDPATTWIDSTVTLDEDVRILPNTQLHGATTVARDAVVGPDSTLTDVRIGEGAKVTRTHGSGAVIGADAAVGPFTYLRPGTVLGDTGKIGAFYETKNVTIGRGSKLSHLGYAGDAEIGEDTNIGCGNITANYDGEKKHRTVIGSGVRTGSNTVFVAPVTVGDGAYSGAGAVIRKDVPAGALVLSVAAQRNAEGWVVANRPGSRSAELAKAAASDSSHTPASTEEDQR; encoded by the coding sequence GTGATCCCCGAGACTACCGGCCCAGCCGCCGTCATTGTTCTGGCAGCAGGCGCCGGTACCCGGATGAAATCCCGTACCCCGAAGATCCTGCACGAAATCGGCGGTCGGTCCATGGTGGGCCACGCCCTCCTGGCAGCCCGCAGCATTAATCCCGGACGGCTGGCCCTGGTGGTCCGCCACGAGCGGGATCTGGTGGCCCGCCACCTGAACGAGCTTGACCCCGAAGCCCTGATCGTGGACCAGGACGACGTTCCCGGCACCGGCCGCGCCGTTGAGGTGGCCGTGCAAGCACTGGACGCCCAGGAAAAACTTGCAGGCACCGTAGTGGTCACTTACGGCGATGTTCCGCTCCTGACCGGCAGCCTGTTGGCGGATCTGGTGGCCACGCATGAGCGGGAGGCCAATGCCGTCACGGTACTGACCGCGCTGCTGTCTGACGCCACGGGCTACGGTCGTATCCTCCGTGGTGAGGACAGCTCCGTCACCGGCATCCGCGAGCACAAGGATGCAACGGAAGCGGAACGCCTGATCCGTGAGGTCAATTCCGGGATCTACGCCTTCGATGCCGACGTCCTCCGTGACGCGCTGGTCCACATCACCACTGACAACTCGCAGGGTGAAAAGTACCTCACCGACGTGCTGGGAATCGCCAGGCAGTCGGGCGGCCGGGTTGCTGCCGTCGTCACCGAAGACCGCTGGCAGGTGGAGGGCGCCAATGACCGTGTGCAGCTTTCCGCCCTCGGCGCGGAACTGAACCGCCGCACCGTTGAGGCCTGGATGCGCGCTGGGGTCACCGTAGTTGACCCCGCCACCACCTGGATCGATTCGACCGTCACCCTCGACGAGGACGTCCGTATCCTGCCGAACACGCAGCTGCACGGCGCCACCACCGTGGCGCGGGACGCCGTCGTCGGCCCCGACTCAACCTTGACCGATGTCCGCATCGGCGAGGGCGCCAAGGTGACCCGCACGCACGGTTCCGGCGCTGTGATCGGCGCGGACGCCGCTGTAGGCCCCTTCACGTACCTGCGTCCCGGCACCGTGCTCGGTGACACCGGCAAGATCGGTGCGTTCTACGAAACCAAGAACGTCACGATTGGCCGAGGCTCCAAACTTTCCCACCTCGGCTACGCTGGTGACGCCGAAATCGGCGAGGACACCAACATTGGCTGCGGCAACATCACGGCCAATTACGACGGCGAGAAGAAGCACCGCACGGTGATCGGCTCGGGCGTACGCACAGGTTCCAACACGGTCTTTGTTGCGCCGGTCACCGTGGGGGACGGTGCCTACAGCGGAGCCGGCGCGGTGATCCGCAAGGATGTCCCGGCAGGGGCTCTCGTCCTGTCCGTTGCAGCACAGCGCAACGCCGAGGGATGGGTTGTGGCTAACCGCCCCGGCTCACGCTCGGCTGAACTGGCGAAGGCGGCCGCCTCAGATTCCTCACATACCCCGGCATCGACAGAAGAGGACCAGCGATAA
- a CDS encoding ribose-phosphate diphosphokinase — translation MSEITARGEKKLVLAAGRAHPELAREIAKELGTELLPVDAYDFANGEIYVRAGESVRGTDAFVIQAHPAPLNNHLMEQLIMIDSLKRASAKRITVVSPFYPYARQDKKGRGREPISARLVADLYKTAGADRIMSVDLHTSQIQGFFDGPVDHLMAIPLLADYIRTRVAADNVTVVSPDTGRVRVAEQWAERLGGAPLAFVHKSRDLTVPNQAVSKTVVGQIEGRTCVLIDDMIDTGGTISGAVQVLKNAGAKDVIIAATHAVFSEPAAQRLSESGAREVVVTNTLPLTANQQFPQLTVLSIAPLIARAIREVFDDGSVTSLFDGNA, via the coding sequence ATGAGCGAAATTACGGCACGCGGCGAGAAGAAGCTGGTGCTAGCCGCTGGGCGGGCGCACCCCGAACTGGCGCGGGAAATCGCCAAGGAGCTGGGTACCGAGCTGCTGCCCGTTGATGCCTATGACTTCGCCAACGGGGAGATCTACGTCCGCGCCGGCGAAAGCGTCCGGGGAACAGACGCGTTCGTCATCCAGGCCCACCCGGCGCCGCTGAACAACCACCTCATGGAACAGCTGATCATGATCGATTCGCTGAAGCGGGCCTCCGCCAAGCGCATCACCGTGGTGTCCCCGTTCTACCCGTACGCACGGCAGGACAAGAAGGGACGCGGCCGCGAGCCGATTTCCGCCCGCCTGGTGGCGGACCTGTACAAGACCGCCGGTGCTGACCGCATCATGAGCGTTGACTTGCACACCTCGCAGATCCAGGGCTTCTTCGACGGTCCCGTGGACCACCTCATGGCCATCCCACTCCTGGCGGACTACATCCGCACCCGCGTCGCCGCGGACAACGTCACTGTCGTGTCCCCGGACACCGGCCGGGTGCGCGTTGCGGAGCAGTGGGCTGAACGCCTGGGCGGAGCGCCGCTGGCGTTTGTGCACAAGAGCCGGGACCTCACCGTTCCCAACCAGGCCGTCTCCAAGACCGTCGTGGGCCAGATCGAGGGCCGGACCTGCGTCCTCATCGATGACATGATCGACACCGGCGGCACCATTTCCGGAGCGGTCCAGGTCCTGAAGAACGCCGGGGCGAAGGACGTCATCATTGCCGCGACGCACGCTGTCTTCTCCGAGCCCGCTGCACAACGGCTCTCCGAATCCGGCGCCCGCGAAGTGGTGGTCACCAACACGTTGCCCCTCACCGCGAATCAGCAGTTCCCGCAGTTGACGGTGCTGTCTATCGCACCGCTGATCGCCCGCGCCATCCGTGAAGTGTTCGACGACGGATCTGTCACCAGCCTGTTCGACGGCAACGCCTGA
- a CDS encoding ABC-F family ATP-binding cassette domain-containing protein: MAHLLGGENLSVSYATRTVLDGITLGLEEGDRIGMVGRNGDGKSTLMRLLAMRSTPDSGRVTKRSEVNIGYLDQSDVLDGDLTVGAAIVGDQADYEWARNPQIREVMGGLVSDVDWHANVHALSGGQKRRVALAKLLIEDHDVIMLDEPTNHLDVEGVAWLSRHLKTRWRANQGAFLVVTHDRWFLDEVCTKTWEIHDGIMDPFDGGYAAYVLARAERDRAANVMEGKRQMLVKKELAWLRRGAPARTAKPKFRIEAANALIADVPEPRDSTALSKMATARLGKDVLDLENVSLDFLGGDPGQKLFDNITLRLAPGERLGLVGVNGAGKTTLLKLLNGEIQPSSGKVKRGKTVVTAVLTQEVKELDDVSDLRVIEVIEREKRSFNVGGKEFTAGQLVEQLGFTNEKQWTPVKDLSGGERRRLQLLRLLVGEPNVLMLDEPTNDLDTDTLAAVEDVLDGWPGTLVVVSHDRYLLERVTDHQMALLGDGKIRALPRGVDQYLELREGALAGSTITGGGNPVTGPSGSSAPAASGSSEAEKRDARKAKNRIERQLGKLEQQEKKIHDQMVRSTAESDFDALADQNKKLKDLATDREALELEWMEALEVLGE; the protein is encoded by the coding sequence TTGGCACACCTTCTTGGCGGCGAAAACCTTTCGGTTTCGTACGCAACGCGCACCGTCCTGGACGGCATCACCCTCGGACTCGAGGAAGGTGACAGGATCGGCATGGTGGGCCGGAACGGCGACGGCAAGTCCACGCTGATGCGCCTGCTGGCAATGCGCTCAACCCCGGATTCCGGCCGGGTGACCAAGCGCAGCGAAGTCAACATCGGTTATCTGGACCAAAGCGACGTGCTCGACGGGGACCTCACGGTAGGCGCGGCGATCGTCGGCGACCAGGCCGACTATGAATGGGCCCGCAATCCCCAGATCCGCGAAGTCATGGGCGGGCTTGTGTCAGACGTCGACTGGCATGCCAACGTCCACGCACTCTCCGGCGGGCAGAAGCGGCGGGTGGCGCTGGCCAAGCTGCTGATCGAGGACCACGATGTCATCATGCTCGACGAGCCGACCAACCACCTCGACGTGGAAGGTGTCGCGTGGCTGTCCAGGCACCTGAAGACCCGCTGGCGGGCGAACCAGGGCGCCTTCCTGGTGGTCACGCACGACCGCTGGTTCCTGGACGAAGTCTGCACCAAGACCTGGGAAATCCACGATGGCATCATGGACCCGTTCGACGGCGGCTACGCGGCCTACGTCCTGGCCCGTGCAGAGCGTGACCGCGCGGCGAATGTTATGGAAGGCAAGCGCCAGATGCTCGTGAAGAAGGAGCTCGCCTGGCTGCGCCGGGGCGCTCCGGCCCGCACGGCCAAGCCTAAATTCCGCATCGAGGCCGCCAACGCCCTCATCGCCGATGTCCCCGAGCCGCGCGACTCCACAGCCCTGAGCAAGATGGCCACCGCCCGGCTCGGCAAGGACGTCCTGGACCTCGAGAACGTCTCATTGGACTTCCTCGGCGGCGACCCCGGACAGAAACTCTTCGACAACATCACCCTGCGGCTTGCACCCGGTGAGCGGCTGGGCCTCGTGGGCGTCAACGGCGCCGGCAAGACCACGCTGCTGAAACTCCTCAACGGCGAGATTCAGCCGTCATCCGGCAAGGTCAAGCGCGGCAAGACCGTGGTCACCGCCGTGCTGACCCAGGAGGTCAAAGAGCTCGACGACGTCTCGGACCTGCGCGTGATCGAAGTCATCGAGCGTGAAAAGCGGTCCTTCAACGTGGGCGGCAAGGAATTCACGGCGGGCCAGCTCGTAGAGCAGCTGGGCTTCACCAACGAAAAGCAGTGGACCCCGGTCAAGGACCTCTCCGGCGGTGAGCGCCGACGCCTCCAGCTGCTGCGCCTGCTGGTGGGGGAGCCGAACGTGCTGATGCTCGATGAGCCCACCAACGACCTCGACACCGACACCCTCGCCGCCGTCGAAGACGTCCTTGACGGTTGGCCGGGCACGCTCGTTGTGGTCAGCCACGACCGTTACCTGCTGGAGCGCGTGACGGACCACCAGATGGCGCTGCTGGGCGACGGCAAGATCCGCGCCCTGCCGCGCGGCGTGGACCAGTACCTCGAACTCCGCGAAGGGGCTCTTGCCGGCTCCACGATCACCGGTGGCGGCAACCCTGTCACCGGCCCGAGCGGCAGCTCCGCCCCTGCAGCGTCCGGCTCCTCCGAAGCCGAAAAGCGCGACGCCCGGAAGGCCAAAAACCGGATCGAGCGCCAGCTGGGCAAACTGGAGCAGCAGGAAAAAAAGATTCACGACCAGATGGTCAGGAGCACCGCAGAATCCGACTTTGACGCCCTCGCCGACCAGAACAAAAAACTCAAGGACCTCGCTACAGACCGCGAAGCCTTGGAACTCGAATGGATGGAAGCCCTGGAAGTTCTCGGCGAGTAG